A genomic segment from Tachysurus fulvidraco isolate hzauxx_2018 chromosome 21, HZAU_PFXX_2.0, whole genome shotgun sequence encodes:
- the st8sia5 gene encoding alpha-2,8-sialyltransferase 8E isoform X2, which translates to MRYSDPSAGRDLLGNRSLCFIFICAFGVVTLLHQILYGKNYIKSTQQFTRLKGKEVGNWSGLVSYPDDGGMKQPARIVRKRYLESSNGPLLYNTTTCKELRQEIKDIKMLSMVKTSELFDRWRNLQACSWEQNKEDTNIFKMSLSRCCNAASFLFTTQKNTPSGTKLRYEADTSVILHIVPEIFKMLPEDMPYSKSQFKKCAVIGNGGIIKNSKCGKEIDSTDFVFRCNIPPISEKYAADVGTKTNLVTINPSIITEKFQKLEKSRRPFYDALTSYENASIVLPAFYNARNTDVSFRVKYALDDFGGTAARRVFFFHPQYLLGAQRFWSAQGVRAKRLSSGIMLATAALELCQEVHLYGFWAFPMNPAGIFVTHHYYDNVKPRPGFHNMPHESFNFLHMHAHGILHVHTGECR; encoded by the exons ATGAGGTACTCGGACCCTTCTGCCGGGCGCGATTTGCTGGGAAATAGATCCCTGTGCTTCATTTTCATCTGCGCTTTCGGAGTGGTCACGCTTTTGCATCAAATCCTATACGGCAAGAACTATATCAAGAG CACGCAACAGTTTACCCGCCTCAAAGGAAAGGAGGTGGGCAACTGGAGCGGCCTCGTTAGTTACCCTGATGATGGAGGGATGAAGCAACCTGCCAGAATTGTGAGGAAAAG GTATCTGGAGAGTTCTAATGGACCCCTTCTGTATAACACCACCACCTGCAAAGAACTGCGCCAAGAAATCAAAGACATCAAAATGCTGTCCAT ggtgaAGACATCAGAGTTATTTGATAGATGGAGAAATCTGCAGGCTTGTTCATGGGAGCAGAACAAAGAAGACACCAACATCTTCAA GATGTCTCTGTCACGGTGCTGTAATGCCGCCTCCTTCCTGTTTACGACACAGAAGAACACACCATCTGGTACTAAACTGCGTTACGAAGCTGATACCAGTGTCATCTTGCACATCGTCCCCgaaatatttaaaatgcttCCGGAG GACATGCCTTACTCAAAATcacagtttaaaaaatgtgcCGTGATTGGAAATGGAGGTATaattaaaaacagcaaatgtGGGAAAGAAATTGACTCTACTGACTTTGTCTTCAG ATGTAACATTCCTCCTATTTCTGAGAAGTACGCAGCAGATGTGGGAACGAAGACTAATCTTGTGACCATCAACCCAAGCATCATCACAGAGAA gttcCAAAAACTGGAGAAGTCACGACGGCCATTCTATGATGCCCTGACAAGCTATGAGAATGCATCTATTGTGCTGCCTGCATTTTATAATGCACGCAATACTGATGTGTCCTTTCGTGTCAAGTATGCACTTGATGACTTTGGTGGCACTGCTGCACGACGTGTTTTCTTCTTCCACCCACAGTACCTCCTGGGTGCACAACGCTTCTGGTCAGCGCAGGGTGTTCGTGCCAAACGCTTAAGCAGCGGCATCATGCTGGCCACAGCAGCATTGGAACTGTGCCAGGAGGTTCACCTCTACGGATTTTGGGCATTTCCTATGAACCCAGCAGGCATATTTGTTACACACCACTACTACGACAACGTCAAACCCCGCCCGGGCTTCCATAACATGCCACATGAGAGCTTCAACTTTCTGCATATGCACGCACATGGAATCCTTCATGTGCATACGGGGGAGTGCAGGTGA
- the st8sia5 gene encoding alpha-2,8-sialyltransferase 8E isoform X1, with protein sequence MRYSDPSAGRDLLGNRSLCFIFICAFGVVTLLHQILYGKNYIKSTQQFTRLKGKEVGNWSGLVSYPDDGGMKQPARIVRKRCVRQKFQHSGNAVVISPCLADIEKKKKEKRRYLESSNGPLLYNTTTCKELRQEIKDIKMLSMVKTSELFDRWRNLQACSWEQNKEDTNIFKMSLSRCCNAASFLFTTQKNTPSGTKLRYEADTSVILHIVPEIFKMLPEDMPYSKSQFKKCAVIGNGGIIKNSKCGKEIDSTDFVFRCNIPPISEKYAADVGTKTNLVTINPSIITEKFQKLEKSRRPFYDALTSYENASIVLPAFYNARNTDVSFRVKYALDDFGGTAARRVFFFHPQYLLGAQRFWSAQGVRAKRLSSGIMLATAALELCQEVHLYGFWAFPMNPAGIFVTHHYYDNVKPRPGFHNMPHESFNFLHMHAHGILHVHTGECR encoded by the exons ATGAGGTACTCGGACCCTTCTGCCGGGCGCGATTTGCTGGGAAATAGATCCCTGTGCTTCATTTTCATCTGCGCTTTCGGAGTGGTCACGCTTTTGCATCAAATCCTATACGGCAAGAACTATATCAAGAG CACGCAACAGTTTACCCGCCTCAAAGGAAAGGAGGTGGGCAACTGGAGCGGCCTCGTTAGTTACCCTGATGATGGAGGGATGAAGCAACCTGCCAGAATTGTGAGGAAAAG ATGCGTCCGTCAGAAATTTCAGCACTCAGGGAACGCCGTAGTTATCTCCCCCTGCCTAGCCGatattgagaagaaaaaaaaagaaaagagaag GTATCTGGAGAGTTCTAATGGACCCCTTCTGTATAACACCACCACCTGCAAAGAACTGCGCCAAGAAATCAAAGACATCAAAATGCTGTCCAT ggtgaAGACATCAGAGTTATTTGATAGATGGAGAAATCTGCAGGCTTGTTCATGGGAGCAGAACAAAGAAGACACCAACATCTTCAA GATGTCTCTGTCACGGTGCTGTAATGCCGCCTCCTTCCTGTTTACGACACAGAAGAACACACCATCTGGTACTAAACTGCGTTACGAAGCTGATACCAGTGTCATCTTGCACATCGTCCCCgaaatatttaaaatgcttCCGGAG GACATGCCTTACTCAAAATcacagtttaaaaaatgtgcCGTGATTGGAAATGGAGGTATaattaaaaacagcaaatgtGGGAAAGAAATTGACTCTACTGACTTTGTCTTCAG ATGTAACATTCCTCCTATTTCTGAGAAGTACGCAGCAGATGTGGGAACGAAGACTAATCTTGTGACCATCAACCCAAGCATCATCACAGAGAA gttcCAAAAACTGGAGAAGTCACGACGGCCATTCTATGATGCCCTGACAAGCTATGAGAATGCATCTATTGTGCTGCCTGCATTTTATAATGCACGCAATACTGATGTGTCCTTTCGTGTCAAGTATGCACTTGATGACTTTGGTGGCACTGCTGCACGACGTGTTTTCTTCTTCCACCCACAGTACCTCCTGGGTGCACAACGCTTCTGGTCAGCGCAGGGTGTTCGTGCCAAACGCTTAAGCAGCGGCATCATGCTGGCCACAGCAGCATTGGAACTGTGCCAGGAGGTTCACCTCTACGGATTTTGGGCATTTCCTATGAACCCAGCAGGCATATTTGTTACACACCACTACTACGACAACGTCAAACCCCGCCCGGGCTTCCATAACATGCCACATGAGAGCTTCAACTTTCTGCATATGCACGCACATGGAATCCTTCATGTGCATACGGGGGAGTGCAGGTGA
- the st8sia5 gene encoding alpha-2,8-sialyltransferase 8E isoform X3, which translates to MRYSDPSAGRDLLGNRSLCFIFICAFGVVTLLHQILYGKNYIKRYLESSNGPLLYNTTTCKELRQEIKDIKMLSMVKTSELFDRWRNLQACSWEQNKEDTNIFKMSLSRCCNAASFLFTTQKNTPSGTKLRYEADTSVILHIVPEIFKMLPEDMPYSKSQFKKCAVIGNGGIIKNSKCGKEIDSTDFVFRCNIPPISEKYAADVGTKTNLVTINPSIITEKFQKLEKSRRPFYDALTSYENASIVLPAFYNARNTDVSFRVKYALDDFGGTAARRVFFFHPQYLLGAQRFWSAQGVRAKRLSSGIMLATAALELCQEVHLYGFWAFPMNPAGIFVTHHYYDNVKPRPGFHNMPHESFNFLHMHAHGILHVHTGECR; encoded by the exons ATGAGGTACTCGGACCCTTCTGCCGGGCGCGATTTGCTGGGAAATAGATCCCTGTGCTTCATTTTCATCTGCGCTTTCGGAGTGGTCACGCTTTTGCATCAAATCCTATACGGCAAGAACTATATCAAGAG GTATCTGGAGAGTTCTAATGGACCCCTTCTGTATAACACCACCACCTGCAAAGAACTGCGCCAAGAAATCAAAGACATCAAAATGCTGTCCAT ggtgaAGACATCAGAGTTATTTGATAGATGGAGAAATCTGCAGGCTTGTTCATGGGAGCAGAACAAAGAAGACACCAACATCTTCAA GATGTCTCTGTCACGGTGCTGTAATGCCGCCTCCTTCCTGTTTACGACACAGAAGAACACACCATCTGGTACTAAACTGCGTTACGAAGCTGATACCAGTGTCATCTTGCACATCGTCCCCgaaatatttaaaatgcttCCGGAG GACATGCCTTACTCAAAATcacagtttaaaaaatgtgcCGTGATTGGAAATGGAGGTATaattaaaaacagcaaatgtGGGAAAGAAATTGACTCTACTGACTTTGTCTTCAG ATGTAACATTCCTCCTATTTCTGAGAAGTACGCAGCAGATGTGGGAACGAAGACTAATCTTGTGACCATCAACCCAAGCATCATCACAGAGAA gttcCAAAAACTGGAGAAGTCACGACGGCCATTCTATGATGCCCTGACAAGCTATGAGAATGCATCTATTGTGCTGCCTGCATTTTATAATGCACGCAATACTGATGTGTCCTTTCGTGTCAAGTATGCACTTGATGACTTTGGTGGCACTGCTGCACGACGTGTTTTCTTCTTCCACCCACAGTACCTCCTGGGTGCACAACGCTTCTGGTCAGCGCAGGGTGTTCGTGCCAAACGCTTAAGCAGCGGCATCATGCTGGCCACAGCAGCATTGGAACTGTGCCAGGAGGTTCACCTCTACGGATTTTGGGCATTTCCTATGAACCCAGCAGGCATATTTGTTACACACCACTACTACGACAACGTCAAACCCCGCCCGGGCTTCCATAACATGCCACATGAGAGCTTCAACTTTCTGCATATGCACGCACATGGAATCCTTCATGTGCATACGGGGGAGTGCAGGTGA